The Kitasatospora setae KM-6054 genome contains a region encoding:
- a CDS encoding MFS transporter, whose protein sequence is MLSSYRQIFAAPGSLAFPLTGLIARLPISMTGIGIVTMLGRIKDSFWLGGLLSAFLAVSAAVLGPRISRLVDRHGQRRVALPATAVTVLSATGLLLGAHYGLPDWTLFVFAAGMGTMPSTGSMVRARWAHLYRDDPAKLHTAYSFEAVADEVCFIVGPILAATLSTSLFPESGLVLAGVFLVVGVLLFTAQRRTEPPAHPVSRHTGGSVARDKGIQTLVLTLGAVGVVFGSVEVVTVAFTEAQGHPAASGYVLAVYALGSCLAGAVFGALKFTGPMDRRFQVGVSVMAVGMAPLVVAAQFLHGTAALFGVGAALFLSGLAISPTLITAMALVERLVPAARLTEGMTWTTTGLALGVALGSAAAGVVVDAAGSANGYWVPVAAAALAATAAYTGLPRLRHQLAAATGL, encoded by the coding sequence GTGCTGTCCAGCTACCGCCAGATATTCGCCGCCCCCGGCTCCCTGGCCTTCCCCCTGACCGGGCTGATCGCCCGGCTGCCGATCTCCATGACCGGGATCGGCATCGTCACGATGCTCGGCCGGATCAAGGACTCGTTCTGGCTCGGCGGGCTGCTCTCCGCCTTCCTCGCCGTCTCCGCCGCCGTCCTCGGCCCGCGGATCTCCCGCCTGGTCGACCGGCACGGCCAGCGCCGGGTCGCCCTCCCGGCCACCGCCGTCACCGTGCTCTCCGCCACCGGCCTGCTGCTCGGCGCGCACTACGGCCTGCCCGACTGGACGCTGTTCGTCTTCGCCGCCGGCATGGGCACCATGCCGAGCACCGGCTCGATGGTCCGGGCCCGCTGGGCCCACCTCTACCGGGACGACCCGGCCAAGCTGCACACCGCCTACTCCTTCGAGGCCGTCGCGGACGAGGTCTGCTTCATCGTCGGCCCGATCCTCGCCGCCACCCTGTCCACCTCGCTCTTCCCGGAGTCCGGCCTGGTGCTGGCCGGGGTCTTCCTGGTGGTCGGCGTCCTGCTGTTCACCGCCCAGCGCCGGACCGAACCGCCCGCGCACCCGGTCAGCCGGCACACCGGCGGCTCGGTCGCCCGCGACAAGGGCATCCAGACCCTGGTGCTGACCCTCGGCGCGGTCGGCGTGGTCTTCGGCTCGGTCGAGGTGGTCACCGTCGCGTTCACCGAGGCCCAGGGCCACCCGGCCGCCTCCGGCTACGTCCTCGCCGTGTACGCGCTCGGCTCCTGCCTGGCCGGGGCGGTCTTCGGCGCACTGAAGTTCACCGGCCCGATGGACCGCCGCTTCCAGGTCGGCGTCAGCGTGATGGCCGTCGGGATGGCCCCGCTGGTGGTCGCCGCCCAGTTCCTGCACGGCACCGCGGCGCTGTTCGGGGTCGGCGCCGCGCTGTTCCTCTCCGGCCTGGCCATCTCCCCGACGCTGATCACCGCGATGGCCCTGGTCGAGCGCCTGGTCCCGGCCGCCCGGCTCACCGAGGGCATGACCTGGACCACCACCGGCCTGGCCCTCGGCGTCGCCCTCGGCTCGGCCGCCGCCGGCGTGGTCGTCGACGCCGCGGGCAGCGCCAACGGCTACTGGGTGCCGGTCGCCGCCGCCGCCCTCGCCGCGACCGCCGCCTACACCGGCCTCCCGCGCCTGCGCCACCAGCTCGCCGCGGCGACCGGCCTGTGA
- a CDS encoding ferrochelatase: MSDTRTPSQTDPAPYDALLLLSFGGPEGPEDVVPFLENVTRGRGIPRERLTEVGKHYFLFGGVSPINAQNRELLGALRKDFADHGLDLQVYWGNRNWAPYLVDALREIADDGHRRVLVLATSAYAGYSGCRQYRENLADALAQLAAEGRPELTVDKLRHFYNHPGFVGPMTDATLAALAELPAEVRDGARLAFSTHSIPTAMAETSGAPDDPARGTPGGAYVAQHLDVARLIAAAVAERTGVADRPWQLVYQSRSGAPHIPWLEPDICDHLAAERADGAEAVVMVPIGFVSDHMEVKYDLDTEAVAKAAELGLPVARAATVGADPRFAAAVRDLVLERAAVQRGEPVTRCALGALGPSHDRCATACCPNPRAPRPAAAEA; encoded by the coding sequence ATGTCCGACACGCGCACGCCCAGCCAGACCGATCCGGCGCCGTACGACGCGCTGCTGCTGCTCTCCTTCGGCGGGCCGGAGGGCCCCGAGGACGTGGTGCCGTTCCTGGAGAACGTCACCCGGGGGAGGGGAATCCCCAGAGAGCGGTTGACCGAGGTCGGCAAGCACTACTTCCTGTTCGGCGGCGTCAGCCCGATCAACGCGCAGAACCGCGAACTGCTGGGCGCGCTGCGCAAGGACTTCGCCGACCACGGCCTCGACCTGCAGGTCTACTGGGGCAACCGGAACTGGGCCCCGTACCTGGTGGACGCGCTGCGCGAGATCGCCGACGACGGGCACCGCCGGGTGCTGGTGCTCGCCACCAGCGCGTACGCGGGCTACTCCGGCTGCCGGCAGTACCGGGAGAACCTCGCCGACGCGCTCGCGCAACTGGCCGCCGAGGGCCGCCCCGAGCTGACCGTCGACAAGCTGCGGCACTTCTACAACCACCCCGGCTTCGTCGGCCCGATGACCGACGCCACCCTCGCCGCGCTCGCCGAACTGCCGGCCGAGGTCCGCGACGGCGCCCGGCTGGCGTTCAGCACGCACTCGATCCCGACCGCGATGGCCGAGACCTCCGGCGCCCCCGACGACCCGGCCCGCGGCACCCCCGGCGGCGCGTACGTCGCCCAGCACCTGGACGTCGCCCGGCTGATCGCCGCCGCGGTCGCCGAGCGCACCGGCGTCGCCGACCGGCCCTGGCAGCTGGTCTACCAGAGCCGCTCCGGCGCCCCGCACATCCCCTGGCTGGAGCCGGACATCTGCGACCACCTGGCCGCCGAGCGGGCCGACGGCGCCGAAGCCGTCGTCATGGTGCCGATCGGGTTCGTCTCCGACCACATGGAGGTCAAGTACGACCTGGACACCGAGGCGGTGGCCAAGGCCGCCGAACTCGGCCTGCCGGTCGCCCGCGCCGCCACCGTCGGCGCCGACCCCAGGTTCGCCGCCGCCGTCCGCGACCTGGTGCTGGAACGCGCCGCCGTCCAGCGCGGCGAACCCGTCACCCGCTGCGCGCTGGGCGCCCTCGGCCCCAGCCACGACCGGTGCGCCACCGCCTGCTGCCCCAACCCGCGCGCGCCGCGCCCGGCCGCCGCCGAAGCCTGA
- a CDS encoding D-arabinono-1,4-lactone oxidase — protein sequence MTEVWRNWAGNQSARPARTVAPGSVEELSAAVVAAGKAGLPVKAVGSGHSFTAIAAAGDAVLVRPDRLTAVRKLDRAAGTVTVESGLPLHRLNRLLAAAGLSLTNMGDIEVQTVAGATSTGTHGTGRDSGSLAAQVSEVEIVLADGSVRTCSATEDPELFQGARLGLGALGVVSALTFAVEPMFLLSAHEQPMGFDEVLRSFDDLTAVNEHFEFYWFPHTDRCSTKRNNRSQGPAEPLPRFRNWLDDDFVSNTVWEGACRVGRAFPGAIPTIAKVASRAWSERRFTDQPYKVYTSPRKVRFVEMEYAVPREAATGVLRELKAMVERSDWRISFPVEVRVAPADDLWLSTAHGRDSVYIAVHLYRGTRELSYFTEVEKLMAAHRGRPHWGKLHTQGAEYLSSVYPRFGDFTALRDRVDPERRFANDYLRRVLGA from the coding sequence ATGACCGAGGTCTGGCGGAACTGGGCGGGGAACCAGAGCGCGCGGCCCGCGCGGACGGTGGCGCCCGGCTCGGTCGAGGAGCTCTCGGCCGCGGTGGTCGCCGCCGGGAAGGCCGGCCTGCCGGTGAAGGCGGTGGGCTCCGGCCACTCGTTCACGGCGATCGCCGCGGCCGGCGACGCCGTGCTGGTCCGCCCGGACCGGCTGACCGCCGTCCGGAAGCTGGACCGCGCGGCCGGCACCGTCACCGTCGAGTCCGGCCTGCCGCTGCACCGGCTGAACCGGCTGCTGGCGGCGGCCGGCCTCTCGCTGACGAACATGGGCGACATCGAGGTGCAGACCGTCGCGGGCGCGACCAGCACCGGCACCCACGGCACCGGCCGGGACTCCGGCTCGCTGGCCGCGCAGGTCAGCGAGGTCGAGATCGTCCTGGCCGACGGCTCGGTGCGGACCTGCTCGGCGACCGAGGACCCGGAGCTGTTCCAGGGCGCCCGGCTCGGCCTGGGCGCGCTGGGCGTGGTGAGCGCGCTGACCTTCGCCGTCGAGCCGATGTTCCTGCTGTCCGCGCACGAGCAGCCGATGGGCTTCGACGAGGTGCTGCGCTCCTTCGACGACCTGACCGCCGTCAACGAGCACTTCGAGTTCTACTGGTTCCCGCACACCGACCGCTGCTCGACCAAGCGGAACAACCGCAGCCAGGGCCCGGCCGAGCCGCTGCCCCGGTTCAGGAACTGGCTGGACGACGACTTCGTCTCCAACACCGTCTGGGAGGGCGCCTGCCGGGTGGGCCGGGCGTTCCCGGGCGCGATCCCGACCATCGCCAAGGTCGCCAGCCGGGCCTGGTCCGAGCGCCGGTTCACCGACCAGCCGTACAAGGTCTACACCAGCCCGCGCAAGGTGCGCTTCGTCGAGATGGAGTACGCGGTGCCGCGCGAGGCGGCGACCGGGGTGCTGCGCGAGCTGAAGGCGATGGTGGAGCGCTCCGACTGGCGGATCAGCTTCCCGGTGGAGGTGCGGGTGGCCCCGGCGGACGACCTGTGGCTGTCCACCGCGCACGGGCGGGACAGCGTCTACATCGCCGTCCACCTCTACCGGGGCACCCGCGAACTCTCCTACTTCACCGAGGTGGAGAAGCTGATGGCGGCCCACCGGGGCCGCCCGCACTGGGGCAAGCTGCACACCCAGGGCGCCGAGTACCTCTCCTCCGTCTACCCGCGGTTCGGCGACTTCACCGCGCTGCGCGACCGGGTCGACCCGGAGCGCCGGTTCGCCAACGACTACCTGCGCCGGGTGCTGGGCGCCTGA